One genomic window of Halictus rubicundus isolate RS-2024b chromosome 12, iyHalRubi1_principal, whole genome shotgun sequence includes the following:
- the LOC143360077 gene encoding uncharacterized protein LOC143360077 isoform X2 — protein sequence MQVSLQKREDVQTTLVALLIPHKGGCPLHHLCRDYHEMAGEEIPWKELGYCSLMKLLESMSNSIQIEFRNNMIFLKGIASNKSKHISKLVSRQKDQKPPLGRNMFKPSRYYSRTIPSKVYIPAEILTIIIGIVNEHPDGVNKEFVLHKVQACMPYTNITMSEMEEQLNRLSHKMYLSNNKYFPALRRPHSVNAKPLVVTVGGEELDNFSDGEGGEDFQFMSPKNVSIVLPTRSPIKVKSTSNFIQESVNATQFKCKSNTMDNSFKKVSVRPETNRSSLYSFYNCNDNAATYTNNHNCEKEEKDNCIESKHAEDLINSRIRFRLEKLIQNNPDGIWCAELPEKYLEEYKISLNYTELGFSSVREFASQLPDIFHCMQIDDTGDFKLYHSKGQIPSNNSKKKQKTDNLAKFHQIYLSDEESEALPMTLTLNTCNQLIPEGIVTIGESVGQLSVADLVSKEKPYVEVVVVEVFTPTFFWIQLRKKQKAFKTFMNDLHNFYVIKHQDYVIPPVILEKGLNCACIYNKIWHRGIIKTVKPDLQVTVMFYDYGTLKTYQPNEVYYLHRMFSILPAQAIPCGLYNVRPYQAAIWSRNATHQFAVRTSSIPLVATVEAQWINEMDNSMLITLTDTLEEEDVHINDWLVEKKLAEHGKMGDKVDMHNLLLYVEENLLHAPEQCYQTEGSTSNAVSDINEKVFANVPLISPQSTFEVQNLKLSSQQELPAEPDKSVNLQDQAQSTTDTFPRVIPQDKPICNQDKNKISPENLIQLWNENLKLQIQISSIFEILFNKAMTKSETDDNSMKNENTLNTMSDTHHFDVNDIQKVGKLSRDLLNDNSNINNYTDFLQYSLKQLNTFCSGITTVEDSNLDKANQLFPNKSAVSRIPPGFETVAPKANLDRSNQFTNTVNTDLPETLKKPASFNIHLKETNPFKADLLNELQKSQEENYLNSGDLFCSKKNQEPVVKHDIAVFKEDNTDFPDTNLDVTKKISEKNPFVYQEYYSTCQLSTPDSTDTNPKFLFTDYPRPNVTKNIGIASNSFSMIHSVNDLHGATNRRETESENRIFPGNYDAYKYTPSYLRNRSQEHEQMQEENVMLKHPSWTITPCTDYAPSYNNSATSTWLPINSFPSPVVTMQDSKSIDEGYLTGPSTSHTLDRLSPLTQRIADPDKYSASAKIRSTSAEDKLVQFEKCYQMYLQSLESEGTETTSNLRPSQNSKFHSVPTDISLDRKVYIKLIELPKRQIHIVHYQKQGWLLMEDFISFTKLPDVSYILDILQILDFPMPFVEVDGAQCSIEFFKSTSCEQQTKDIMHSFDNLCLIPLKSALKLLKKLKVISAQELQDVLTHNKFEIGSITDEIWKIIREYGTFKYFIESRI from the exons ATGCAAGTATCGCTTCAGAAACGTGAGGACGTGCAAACCACGTTGGTAGCGTTATTAATTCCTCACAAAGGAGGATGTCCATTACACCATTTATGTAGAGATTACCATGAAATGGCAGGAGAAGAGATACCCTGGAAAGAATTAGGATATTGTTCCTTAATGAAATTATTAGAAAGTATGTCAAATTCGATTCAAATAGAATTCAGGAATAATATGATTTTCCTAAAAGGTATTGCATCTAACAAGTCCAAACACATTAGTAAGCTAGTGTCCCGTCAAAAGGACCAAAAGCCTCCATTGGGTAGAAACATGTTTAAACCGAGTCGTTATTACTCAAGAACTATCCCTTCCAAGGTATATATACCAGCAGAGATATTGACCATTATAATTGGTATAGTTAACGAGCATCCAGATGGCGTCAATAAAGAATTTGTACTTCATAAAGTACAAGCCTGTATGCCATATACAAACATTACAATGAGTGAAATGGAAGAGCAATTGAACAGGTTGTCGCACAAAATGTATTTATccaataacaaatattttccgGCTTTGCGTAGACCGCATAGCGTTAATGCAAAACCGCTGGTGGTGACTGTAGGCGGAGAGGAGTTAGACAATTTCTCTGATGGTGAAGGTGGAgaagattttcaatttatgtCGCCTAAAAACGTGTCTATTGTGCTTCCTACAAGATCGcctataaaagtaaaaagtacaTCGAATTTTATTCAAGAATCTGTGAACGCAACACAATTTAAATGTAAAAGTAATACTATGGACAACAGTTTCAAAAAAGTTAGTGTAAGACCAGAAACCAATAGAAGTAGTTTATACAGTTTCTATAATTGCAATGATAATGCTGCAACATATACAAACAATCATAATTGtgagaaagaagagaaagaCAATTGTATAGAAAGCAAACATGCGGAGGATCTCATAAATAGTAGAATTAGATTTCGTTTGGAAAAACTTATTCAAAACAATCCCGATGGTATTTGGTGCGCAGAGCTACCAGAAAAGtatttagaagaatataaaatatcCCTAAATTATACTGAACTTGGTTTCAGTAGTGTTAGGGAGTTTGCATCGCAATTGCCTGATATCTTCCATTGCATGCAGATCGATGACACTGGAGATTTTAAACTTTATCATAGTAAAGGACAAATACCTTCGAATAATTCAAAGAAGAAACAGAAAACTGATAACCTTGCAAAATTTCATCAGATTTATCTATCAGACGAAGAAAGCGAAGCTCTTCCAATGACACTG aCACTCAATACATGCAATCAATTGATACCGGAGGGTATAGTAACTATTGGAGAAAGCGTTGGTCAATTAAGCGTTGCAGACTTAGTAAGCAAAGAAAAACCTTATGTAGAAGTCGTTGTTGTAGAAGTATTCACTCCGACGTTCTTCTGGATACAGCTTCGAAAAAAGCAAAAGGCATTCAAAACATTTATGAACGACTTACA taatttttatgTCATTAAACATCAAGATTATGTTATACCACCTGTTATATTAGAAAAGGGCTTAAATTGTGCATGCATCTACAATAAAATATGGCATAGAGGAATaattaaaacagtaaaaccTGATTTGCAAGTGACT GTGATGTTTTATGATTATGGTACACTAAAAACATACCAACCAAATGAAGTGTATTATTTGCATAGAATGTTTTCTATTCTACCAGCACAAGCTATACCTTGTGGGTTATACAATGTAAGGCCATACCAAGCTGCAATATGGTCACGCAATGCCACTCATCAGTTTGCTGTTAGAACATCAAGCATACCTTTAGTCGCAACTGTGGAAGCACAATGGATTAACGAAATG GATAATTCCATGCTAATTACTTTAACCGACACATTAGAGGAGGAAGATGTTCACATCAATGATTGGCTAGTCGAAAAAAAACTAGCAGAGCATGGAAAAATG GGAGACAAAGTTGATATGCACAATTTATTGCTATACGTGGAAGAAAATTTACTGCATGCTCCCGAGCAATGCTACCAGACGGAAGGTAGTACCTCGAATGCGGTGAGTGATATAAACGAAAAAGTATTTGCCAACGTTCCTTTAATATCCCCGCAAAGCACTTTCGAAGTCCAGAATTTGAAGCTTTCTTCGCAACAAGAATTACCTGCAGAACCTGATAAGTCGGTAAATTTACAAGATCAGGCTCAAAGTACAACTGACACGTTCCCTCGAGTTATACCACAAGACAAACCAATCTGTAATCAGGATAAGAACAAAATTTCGCCTGAAAATCTAATACAGTTGTGGAACGAAAACTTAAAATTGCAAATTCAAATAAGCTCAATATTTGAGATACTTTTTAACAAAGCGATGACTAAATCGGAAACAGACGACAATTCAATGAAAAACGAAAATACTTTAAATACAATGAGTGACACACATCATTTTGATGTCAACGACATACAGAAAGTTGGGAAGCTTTCTCGTGATTTATTGAATGACAATTCAAACATCAACAATTATACAGACTTCCTACAATATTCGCTCAAGcaattaaatacattttgttCAGGTATTACTACAGTTGAAGATAGCAATTTAGATAAAGCGAATCAATTGTTCCCGAATAAATCTGCAGTGAGCAGAATACCCCCAGGATTCGAGACAGTTGCTCCAAAAGCTAATTTGGACCGTTCGAATCAATTCACGAACACTGTGAACACCGACTTAccagaaacattaaaaaaaccTGCGAGCTTCAACATACACTTAAAAGAGACTAATCCTTTTAAGGCTGATTTACTAAATGAGTTGCAGAAATCACAAGAAGAGAACTATTTAAACAGCGGTGATTTGTTTTGTTCAAAGAAAAATCAGGAACCAGTTGTCAAACACGACATTGCTGTTTTCAAAGAAGACAATACAGATTTCCCAGATACAAATCTTgatgttacaaaaaaaatttcTGAGAAAAACCCGTTCGTCTATCAAGAATATTATTCTACTTGCCAGTTAAGCACCCCAGATAGTACCGATACTAACCCGAAGTTTCTTTTTACCGATTACCCGCGGCCTAATGTTACCAAGAATATAGGAATTGCTTCGAATTCTTTTTCAATGATACACAGTGTAAATGATCTTCATGGTGCAACGAATCGCCGAGAAACAGAGagtgaaaatcgaatttttcctGGAAATTACGATGCTTATAAGTATACGCCATCGTATCTCAGGAATCGTTCGCAAGAACATGAACAGATGCAAGAAGAGAACGTTATGTTAAAACATCCCTCTTGGACGATAACTCCTTGCACCGATTATGCTCCGAGTTATAATAACAGTGCTACGTCTACATGGTTACCAATTAATAGTTTCCCATCTCCGGTAGTCACGATGCAAGACAGCAAAAGCATCGACGAGGGATACTTGACTGGACCATCCACCTCGCATACCTTGGATAGACTATCCCCGTTGACACAAAGAATTGCAGATCCAGATAAATACAGTGCATCTGCAAAAATCAGGTCCACATCAGCCGAAGACAAACTTGTCCAGTTTGAGAAATGCTATCAGATGTATCTACAGTCCTTGGAAAGCGAGGGTACGGAAACAACAAGCAATCTGAGACCATCGCAAAACAGCAAGTTCCATTCAGTACCAACAGATATATCATTAGATCGTAAAGTGTACATTAAATTAATTG AACTGCCAAAGCGCCAGATACATATAGTTCATTATCAAAAACAAGGGTGGCTATTAATGGAAGACTTCATATCGTTTACTAAGCTTCCCGACGTATCGTACATACTGGATATTCTGCAGATACTGGATTTTCCTATGCCATTCGTGGAAGTTGACGGAGCCCAGTGCTcgatagaattttttaaatcaaccag CTGCGAACAGCAGACTAAGGACATTATGCACAGTTTTGATAATCTTTGTTTAATACCACTAAAATCTGCATTGAAATTGTTGAAGAAACTAAAAGTTATTTCTGCACAAGAGTTACAAGATGTTCTTACGCACAACAAGTTTGAGATTGGTTCGATCACGGACGAAATTTGG AAAATAATTCGTGAATACGGAACATTCAAGTATTTCATCGAAAGCAGAATATGA